In one Sphingomonas sp. AP4-R1 genomic region, the following are encoded:
- a CDS encoding SPFH domain-containing protein, with translation MMLTGGLAFLIFLIVFLVPTMLKTFGVNQEYERGVLFRLGRLGEQKGPGWYWLIPWIDRVQKVDLRTVTRALDTQETVTRDGVPVRVNAVLWFRAQDATRVITTVDNWQGAVMQAAETAMRDAIGQSDLDQLLKERAVINDRLQEMLARACGHWGVIVDSIEMKDLDIPEAMQRAIAREAEAVREKRARIIKAEGEREAAQTLADAAKVVGSTPGALEMRRLQALTEIGVEHNSTIIAMMPVELIEAAKKIAEK, from the coding sequence ATGATGCTGACGGGTGGTCTCGCCTTCCTGATTTTCCTCATCGTCTTTCTCGTGCCGACGATGCTCAAGACCTTCGGCGTGAACCAGGAATATGAGCGCGGGGTGCTGTTCCGCCTCGGCCGGCTGGGCGAGCAGAAGGGGCCGGGCTGGTATTGGCTGATCCCGTGGATCGATCGCGTCCAGAAGGTGGATCTCCGCACCGTGACGCGCGCGCTGGACACGCAGGAGACGGTGACGCGCGACGGCGTGCCGGTGCGCGTGAATGCCGTTCTGTGGTTTCGCGCGCAGGATGCGACGCGCGTGATCACCACCGTCGACAATTGGCAGGGCGCGGTGATGCAGGCGGCCGAGACGGCGATGCGCGACGCGATCGGCCAGTCCGATCTCGATCAGCTGCTGAAGGAACGCGCGGTGATCAACGATCGCCTGCAGGAGATGCTGGCGCGCGCCTGCGGCCATTGGGGCGTGATCGTGGATTCGATCGAGATGAAGGATCTCGACATTCCCGAAGCGATGCAGCGGGCCATCGCACGCGAAGCGGAGGCCGTCCGCGAGAAGCGCGCGCGCATCATCAAGGCGGAAGGCGAGCGCGAGGCGGCCCAGACGCTGGCGGACGCCGCCAAGGTGGTGGGCTCGACGCCCGGCGCGCTGGAAATGCGGCGGCTTCAGGCGCTCACCGAGATCGGCGTGGAGCATAACAGCACGATCATCGCGATGATGCCGGTCGAACTGATCGAGGCGGCGAAGAAGATCGCGGAGAAATAG
- a CDS encoding TonB-dependent siderophore receptor, translated as MSISRSTSMIALAIALAGAVPAFAADPAPDQGAPDDAIIVTGTRAIGITAAESAAPIKLVSADAMTHVGQPNLNQVLTQLVPSFTAQAFGGDAANLTLSAALRGLNPNQTLVLVNGKRRHGTANLQVLSSAFQGGAAPDLDFITPASIDHVEVLTDGASAQYGSDAIAGVVNIILKKKEGGSISATGGQTYDSDGETASTSINYGIVNDRGYLNLTAFYRFHNYTQRGQQDIRVLDPVTGAVGGTGALAADYQAMPNFPRVNPIVGDARSHFAVGSFNAGFDASDNLSFYGFGTVGYRDAKAYENVRLPNRLVRTAVLGVDPGTVSAATYNATLAANPSYIFSRTGFRPQEAFKETDYSATGGAKGSVGGWNWDLSTTFGLDQAKVYTLNSANRDLFIDTGSTPTDFYDGKFENFEWTSNFDVTHSFGDIALLAAGAEYRLNSYTISQGDPFSYYKTGAQSFPGYSPAASGGHRRHNWAIYGDLALTPVEGLKLDGAVRYEDYSDFGNKTTWKITGRYDFNDMIAIRGTAATGFRAPTLAESYYTQVNVSPNSSFVQLAANSPAAKILGIPDLKPETSTNFSGGFVFRPVPRLTITVDAFQIRLKNRIVGSSQINSLTVGDAVFRAAQASGYTLETFANSGIVAFVNGPTTRTRGVDIVASYDADFGSYGRASFTLSGAYNKTTLRSEGANPAPIGALGQSVFDISQQSYLTDATPKLKLIGGVNWTLGKFSVTARETYYSKTSAIYNDGGGLYTPTRIKAAGITDLEVGYKLTPKLTLAVGANNLFDKDPEAEPYLAAFGETAGGGVVYNQPLTYSPYGINGGYYYGRVTFDF; from the coding sequence ATGTCTATTTCCCGATCGACTTCGATGATCGCGCTCGCAATTGCTCTTGCCGGCGCCGTGCCGGCCTTCGCCGCCGATCCCGCGCCGGATCAGGGTGCGCCCGATGATGCGATTATCGTCACCGGCACGCGCGCCATCGGCATCACGGCGGCGGAAAGCGCCGCGCCGATCAAGCTCGTCAGCGCCGATGCGATGACCCATGTCGGCCAGCCCAACCTCAATCAGGTGCTGACCCAGCTCGTGCCGAGCTTCACCGCCCAGGCCTTCGGCGGCGATGCGGCCAACCTTACGCTCTCGGCCGCGCTGCGCGGCCTGAACCCGAACCAGACGCTCGTGCTCGTCAACGGCAAGCGCCGCCACGGGACCGCCAACCTGCAGGTCCTGTCGAGCGCCTTCCAGGGCGGTGCGGCGCCCGATCTGGATTTCATCACCCCCGCCTCGATCGACCATGTCGAGGTGCTGACGGACGGCGCCTCGGCCCAATATGGCTCGGACGCGATCGCGGGCGTGGTCAACATCATCCTGAAAAAGAAGGAAGGCGGCTCGATCTCCGCGACCGGCGGCCAGACCTATGACAGTGACGGCGAGACCGCCTCGACCTCGATCAACTACGGCATCGTCAATGATCGCGGCTATCTGAACCTCACCGCTTTCTATCGCTTCCACAATTACACGCAGCGCGGCCAGCAGGACATTCGCGTGCTGGATCCGGTGACCGGCGCGGTCGGCGGCACGGGCGCCCTCGCCGCCGATTATCAGGCGATGCCGAACTTCCCGCGCGTGAACCCGATCGTGGGTGACGCCCGCTCGCACTTCGCGGTCGGATCGTTCAACGCCGGCTTCGACGCCTCCGACAATCTTTCCTTCTACGGTTTCGGCACGGTCGGCTATCGCGATGCCAAGGCCTATGAGAATGTCCGTCTGCCCAACCGCCTCGTCCGCACCGCCGTTCTCGGCGTGGACCCCGGCACGGTATCGGCCGCGACCTACAACGCCACGCTGGCCGCCAATCCGAGCTACATCTTCTCGCGCACCGGCTTCCGCCCGCAGGAAGCGTTCAAGGAAACCGATTATTCGGCGACCGGCGGCGCCAAGGGCAGCGTCGGCGGCTGGAATTGGGATCTCAGCACCACCTTCGGCCTCGATCAGGCCAAGGTCTACACGCTGAATTCAGCCAATCGCGACCTGTTCATCGATACGGGCTCGACGCCGACCGACTTTTACGACGGCAAGTTCGAGAATTTCGAATGGACGTCCAATTTCGACGTGACGCACAGCTTCGGCGACATCGCATTGCTGGCGGCCGGCGCCGAATATCGCCTGAACAGCTACACCATCTCGCAGGGCGATCCCTTCTCCTACTACAAGACGGGGGCGCAATCCTTCCCCGGCTACAGCCCGGCGGCATCCGGCGGCCATCGCCGTCATAACTGGGCGATCTACGGCGATCTCGCGCTCACGCCGGTCGAAGGCCTGAAGCTGGACGGGGCCGTCCGCTACGAGGATTATTCGGACTTCGGCAACAAGACGACCTGGAAGATCACGGGTCGCTACGACTTCAACGACATGATCGCGATCCGCGGTACGGCAGCCACCGGTTTCCGCGCGCCGACCCTGGCCGAATCCTACTACACGCAGGTCAACGTCTCGCCGAACTCCTCCTTCGTGCAGCTGGCGGCCAATTCGCCCGCGGCGAAGATCCTCGGCATCCCCGATCTGAAGCCGGAAACCTCGACCAACTTCTCCGGCGGCTTCGTCTTCCGGCCCGTCCCGCGCCTGACCATCACGGTCGACGCGTTCCAGATCCGCCTGAAGAACCGCATCGTCGGCAGCTCGCAGATCAACAGCCTGACGGTGGGCGACGCCGTGTTCCGCGCGGCGCAGGCATCGGGCTACACGCTCGAAACCTTCGCCAATTCGGGCATCGTCGCCTTCGTGAACGGGCCGACGACGCGCACGCGCGGCGTGGACATCGTCGCCAGCTACGATGCGGACTTCGGCTCTTACGGTCGCGCCAGCTTCACGCTGTCGGGCGCCTACAACAAGACGACTCTGCGCAGCGAAGGCGCCAATCCGGCGCCGATCGGGGCACTCGGCCAGTCCGTGTTCGACATCTCGCAGCAGAGCTATCTGACCGATGCCACGCCGAAGCTGAAGCTGATCGGCGGCGTGAACTGGACCCTCGGCAAGTTCAGCGTCACGGCGCGCGAAACCTATTATTCGAAGACCAGCGCGATCTACAACGATGGCGGCGGCCTCTATACGCCGACCCGGATCAAGGCCGCCGGGATCACCGATCTGGAGGTGGGCTACAAGCTGACGCCGAAGCTGACGCTGGCGGTGGGCGCGAACAATCTGTTCGACAAGGATCCGGAAGCCGAGCCCTATCTCGCCGCGTTCGGCGAAACGGCCGGCGGCGGCGTCGTCTACAATCAGCCGCTGACCTATTCGCCCTACGGCATCAACGGCGGCTATTATTATGGTCGCGTAACCTTCGATTTCTGA
- a CDS encoding aspartyl protease family protein, with translation MGMHALGFLLAGFASVITPVMPSFILGSGPEPEETLATSVDRGDRMTVATHVNGTGPFSFTIDTGADRSVVSDRLATRLALPTGKTVTVYGIAGPLPVSTVMLDSIRIGQRERKGIAAPVLPERSLGSIGFLGIDALKDQRVLMDFRHNRITIANSAREAMEGEDGVIVVTGRSRFGQLILTDARVAGIKVHAIIDTGAENTIGNLALQRIMAKRHIGGPGRMTTIVGVTGAELPAEASSIPRIRLGGLLIGDMPIAYADVRTFALFGIDDKPAILVGMDVLRGFERVAVDFKEREVRFRVGTGPIGAS, from the coding sequence ATGGGCATGCACGCGCTAGGCTTTCTGCTGGCGGGGTTTGCCTCGGTGATCACGCCGGTCATGCCCTCCTTCATCCTCGGCAGCGGGCCCGAGCCTGAAGAGACGCTCGCCACCTCCGTGGATCGCGGCGATCGCATGACGGTCGCCACCCACGTCAACGGCACCGGCCCGTTCAGCTTCACGATCGATACCGGCGCGGACCGCAGCGTCGTTTCCGATCGCCTCGCCACGCGGCTGGCCCTGCCGACGGGCAAGACCGTGACGGTCTATGGAATCGCCGGGCCGCTCCCCGTCTCCACCGTGATGCTCGATTCGATCCGGATCGGCCAGCGCGAGCGCAAGGGCATCGCCGCCCCGGTCCTGCCCGAACGGTCGCTGGGCTCGATCGGCTTCCTCGGCATCGATGCGCTGAAGGACCAGCGCGTGCTGATGGACTTCCGCCACAACCGCATCACCATCGCCAACTCAGCGCGCGAGGCGATGGAGGGCGAGGATGGCGTGATCGTCGTCACCGGCCGCAGCCGCTTCGGCCAGCTGATCCTGACGGACGCGCGCGTGGCCGGCATCAAGGTCCACGCGATCATCGATACGGGCGCCGAGAACACGATCGGCAATCTCGCGCTCCAGCGGATCATGGCCAAGCGCCATATCGGCGGTCCGGGACGGATGACGACGATCGTGGGCGTCACGGGCGCCGAGCTTCCGGCCGAGGCCTCCAGCATCCCGCGCATCCGCCTGGGCGGTCTGCTGATCGGCGACATGCCGATCGCCTATGCCGACGTGCGGACCTTCGCTTTGTTCGGCATCGACGACAAGCCGGCCATCCTGGTGGGAATGGACGTGTTGCGCGGCTTCGAGCGGGTGGCGGTGGACTTCAAGGAGCGCGAGGTGCGGTTCCGGGTGGGCACTGGTCCGATCGGAGCCAGCTGA
- a CDS encoding flavin monoamine oxidase family protein — MTMSRRAFLEGLSAVGGTSLLLMGLDAFGMGIASARTAPPPLQGGGTGKKVVILGAGVAGLTSAYELGKAGYDVTIIEARAFAGGRSQTARKGFQLTELGGQTQTCQFDDGFYINHGPWRIPFHHRSTLHYVKEFGVEVELFNNDNDNGFMYFTKGSGPLANKPVRKREVAADMRGHSAEIFAKLVQGGALDKQMDAADREQFLEYLSAEGYLKGEARTYAGAEGRGWITKPGAGLTPGEEAPIFGLGDVLHSQAWKVLSSISDWDQQRTMFQPKGGMYMLPMGFVTKGGVGPKIRYSTVVEKIRQNAKGVEVSVVDGSGQRSVVKGDYCICTIPLSVLKSIDTGFSAPFKAAMDGCAYAPVGKIGLQMKRRFWEEDHWIYGGHVYTDEAEIGSISLPSTGWLGQKGVLLGYYQFMADAAKVSALSPADRAKFAVDFGQKVFPAYAESFENAFSVAWHRVQYNLGGWGMWSDEARARDYPVLLQPQGRVYLAGEHLSYIGGWQAGGIESAWMQIEALHKRASAAA, encoded by the coding sequence ATGACCATGTCACGCCGCGCCTTCCTGGAGGGGCTCAGCGCCGTCGGCGGCACGTCTCTGCTGCTGATGGGCCTCGATGCGTTCGGCATGGGCATAGCCTCGGCCCGCACCGCTCCGCCCCCGCTGCAGGGCGGCGGCACCGGCAAGAAGGTGGTGATCCTGGGCGCGGGCGTCGCCGGCCTCACCTCGGCCTACGAACTCGGCAAGGCCGGCTATGACGTGACGATCATCGAGGCGCGCGCCTTCGCCGGTGGCCGCTCGCAGACGGCGCGCAAGGGCTTCCAGCTGACCGAACTGGGCGGCCAGACCCAGACCTGCCAGTTCGACGACGGCTTCTACATCAATCACGGCCCTTGGCGGATCCCGTTCCACCACCGCTCGACACTCCATTACGTGAAGGAGTTCGGCGTCGAGGTGGAGCTGTTCAACAACGACAATGACAATGGCTTCATGTATTTCACCAAGGGCAGCGGCCCCCTGGCGAACAAGCCGGTCCGCAAGCGCGAAGTGGCGGCCGACATGCGCGGCCATTCCGCCGAAATCTTCGCCAAGCTGGTGCAGGGCGGCGCGCTCGACAAGCAGATGGACGCCGCCGATCGCGAGCAGTTCCTCGAATATCTCTCGGCCGAAGGCTATCTGAAGGGTGAGGCGCGCACCTATGCGGGCGCCGAGGGGCGCGGCTGGATCACGAAGCCGGGCGCAGGCCTTACGCCGGGCGAGGAAGCACCGATCTTCGGGCTGGGCGACGTGCTCCATTCGCAGGCGTGGAAGGTCCTCTCCTCCATCTCCGACTGGGACCAGCAGCGCACGATGTTTCAGCCCAAGGGCGGCATGTACATGCTGCCGATGGGCTTCGTGACGAAGGGCGGCGTCGGCCCCAAGATCCGCTATTCCACCGTGGTCGAGAAGATCCGCCAGAACGCCAAGGGCGTCGAGGTGTCGGTGGTCGACGGATCGGGCCAGCGCAGCGTCGTCAAGGGCGACTATTGCATCTGTACGATCCCGCTCTCGGTGCTGAAGTCGATCGACACCGGCTTCTCCGCGCCGTTCAAGGCGGCGATGGACGGCTGCGCCTATGCGCCGGTCGGCAAGATCGGCCTGCAGATGAAGCGCCGCTTCTGGGAAGAGGATCACTGGATCTACGGCGGCCATGTTTACACTGACGAGGCCGAGATCGGATCCATCTCGCTGCCCTCCACCGGCTGGCTCGGCCAGAAGGGCGTGCTGCTGGGTTATTATCAGTTCATGGCGGATGCGGCGAAGGTCAGCGCCCTGTCACCGGCCGATCGCGCGAAATTCGCCGTGGATTTCGGCCAGAAAGTGTTTCCCGCCTATGCCGAGAGCTTCGAAAATGCTTTCTCGGTCGCATGGCACCGCGTGCAATATAATCTGGGCGGCTGGGGCATGTGGAGCGACGAGGCGCGTGCGCGCGACTATCCCGTGCTGCTGCAGCCGCAGGGCCGCGTCTATCTCGCCGGCGAGCATCTCTCCTACATCGGCGGCTGGCAGGCCGGCGGCATCGAGAGCGCCTGGATGCAGATCGAAGCCCTCCACAAGCGCGCCTCCGCCGCCGCCTGA
- a CDS encoding alkaline phosphatase family protein codes for MTKFLLALLASAVTPAIAAAAPPPQKPKLIVMIAVDQFSAELWEKYKGSYTGGLKRLDGGVAFAQGYQSHAATETCPGHSTMLTGRHPSGTGIVANEWIDRATGKPVYCVSIAGHDGATDRGALNIKATTLGDWMKEANPANRVVTISGKDRAAIALAGHKADAVYWWNDGDGFVTSSFAGPSTPAVTDLSSSFNADVLARWKQSPPALWPAAAPASCTALAKPHTFGTFAESGQIPPEFVQGVTDGADFPASPAFQLQLRNSTLFDPLVEEFAGKVIDGMKLGHGAGTDLLGVSFSATDYVGHRFGNGGAEMCVQQQVVDAAIGRLLAKIDSLHVPYVVALTADHGATDAAERETENGTPAQRIDARSIVIGLNAALRQKLSLDRDPLIGADANELYFRPGLDAATASAVTAAAVPWLKARPEVSDVHTRAEIEAVPMPRGEPRSLTILQRYRESYDAERSGDIFIAFQERASIGLPKKFGDSVAGHGSVWDYDRRVPILFWWPGVRGAQPTAAAETVDIAPTLAAIARIPAPPVDGACLKSVAASRCGR; via the coding sequence ATGACCAAATTCCTGCTCGCGCTCCTCGCCTCCGCCGTCACTCCCGCGATCGCCGCTGCCGCCCCGCCGCCGCAGAAACCGAAGCTGATCGTGATGATCGCGGTCGACCAGTTCTCGGCCGAACTGTGGGAGAAGTATAAGGGCAGCTATACCGGTGGCCTGAAGCGGCTGGATGGCGGCGTCGCCTTCGCGCAGGGCTATCAGAGCCACGCCGCGACCGAGACGTGCCCCGGCCACTCCACGATGCTGACCGGGCGCCACCCGTCCGGCACCGGCATCGTCGCCAATGAGTGGATCGATCGCGCCACCGGCAAGCCGGTCTATTGCGTTTCGATCGCCGGACATGACGGCGCCACCGATCGCGGCGCGCTCAACATCAAGGCGACCACGCTCGGCGACTGGATGAAGGAGGCCAACCCGGCCAACCGCGTCGTCACCATCTCCGGCAAGGATCGCGCGGCGATCGCGCTGGCGGGCCATAAGGCGGATGCCGTTTATTGGTGGAATGACGGGGACGGCTTCGTCACCTCGTCATTCGCGGGCCCGTCGACGCCAGCCGTCACCGATCTGTCGAGCAGCTTCAATGCCGACGTGCTGGCCCGCTGGAAGCAGTCGCCGCCCGCTCTGTGGCCGGCTGCGGCGCCCGCCTCCTGCACCGCGCTCGCCAAGCCCCATACCTTCGGCACCTTCGCGGAATCGGGCCAGATCCCGCCGGAATTCGTGCAGGGCGTGACCGACGGTGCGGATTTCCCGGCATCGCCCGCCTTCCAGCTCCAGCTCCGCAACAGCACCCTGTTCGATCCGCTGGTGGAGGAATTCGCCGGCAAGGTGATCGACGGCATGAAGCTGGGCCATGGCGCCGGCACCGATCTGCTCGGGGTGTCCTTCTCGGCCACGGATTATGTGGGCCACCGCTTCGGCAATGGCGGCGCCGAGATGTGCGTGCAGCAGCAGGTCGTCGATGCCGCGATCGGCCGCCTGCTGGCGAAGATCGACAGTCTGCACGTGCCCTATGTCGTGGCGCTGACCGCCGATCACGGCGCCACCGACGCCGCCGAGCGCGAAACCGAGAATGGCACGCCCGCGCAGCGCATCGACGCCAGGAGCATCGTCATCGGCCTGAATGCCGCGCTGCGCCAGAAGCTGTCGCTGGATCGGGATCCGCTGATCGGGGCCGATGCGAACGAGCTGTATTTCCGCCCCGGCCTCGATGCCGCGACCGCCAGCGCGGTGACCGCCGCCGCCGTGCCGTGGCTGAAGGCCCGCCCGGAAGTGAGCGACGTGCATACGCGCGCCGAGATCGAGGCGGTGCCGATGCCGCGCGGCGAGCCTCGCTCGCTCACGATCCTGCAGCGGTATCGCGAAAGCTACGATGCCGAGCGCAGCGGAGACATTTTCATCGCTTTCCAGGAGCGAGCGAGCATCGGCCTGCCCAAGAAATTCGGAGATTCGGTCGCCGGGCATGGCAGCGTGTGGGATTATGATCGCCGCGTGCCGATCCTTTTCTGGTGGCCGGGCGTGCGCGGCGCCCAGCCGACGGCGGCGGCCGAGACGGTCGATATCGCCCCCACGCTCGCAGCAATCGCGCGCATTCCCGCCCCGCCCGTCGATGGGGCGTGCCTGAAGTCCGTCGCAGCGAGCCGCTGCGGCCGCTGA
- the trmFO gene encoding methylenetetrahydrofolate--tRNA-(uracil(54)-C(5))-methyltransferase (FADH(2)-oxidizing) TrmFO, producing MTHQIHIVGGGLAGSEAAWQLAEAGYKVRLSEMRGVEATPAHHTDSLAELVCSNSFRSDDAANNAVGLLHAEMRALGSLILKTADAHKVPAGSALAVDRDGFAEGVTAAIEAHPNIELVRERVDSLPEGPAILATGPLTAAPLAEAIRAETGEDALAFFDAIAPIVHRESIDMETAWFQSRWNKGDGHDYINCPMNKDEYLAFHAALLAGEKGEFREWEKNTPYFEGCMPIEVMADRGTDTLRYGPMKPVGLDDPRTGRWPYAVVQLRQDNALSTLWNIVGFQTKLKHAEQVRIFRMIPGLQNAEFARLGGLHRNTFIQSPKLLDHTLRLRGRPNIRFAGQITGCEGYVESAAIGLLAGRFAAAELAGAELAPPPGETALGALLGHVTGGAEAETFQPMNVNFGLFPPLAGNPRKNERKALIVARANDALAGWIETGSAQESS from the coding sequence ATGACGCACCAGATTCATATTGTCGGCGGCGGGCTCGCCGGCTCCGAAGCCGCCTGGCAATTGGCCGAAGCCGGATACAAGGTCCGCCTCTCCGAAATGCGGGGCGTCGAAGCCACGCCCGCGCACCATACGGATTCGCTCGCCGAACTCGTCTGTTCGAACAGTTTCCGCTCCGATGACGCCGCCAACAACGCGGTCGGCCTGCTCCATGCCGAGATGCGCGCGCTGGGATCGCTGATCCTGAAGACGGCGGACGCGCACAAGGTGCCCGCCGGCTCCGCGCTGGCGGTGGATCGGGACGGCTTCGCGGAAGGCGTGACCGCCGCGATCGAGGCGCATCCGAATATCGAGCTGGTGCGCGAGCGGGTGGACAGTCTGCCCGAAGGCCCGGCGATCCTCGCCACCGGCCCGCTCACCGCAGCCCCTCTGGCCGAGGCGATCCGCGCCGAGACGGGCGAGGACGCGCTCGCTTTCTTCGATGCGATCGCGCCGATCGTGCATCGCGAGAGCATCGATATGGAGACGGCCTGGTTCCAGTCGCGCTGGAACAAGGGCGACGGGCACGATTACATCAACTGCCCGATGAACAAGGACGAATATCTCGCCTTCCACGCGGCGTTGCTCGCGGGTGAGAAAGGCGAGTTCCGCGAGTGGGAGAAGAACACGCCTTACTTCGAGGGCTGCATGCCGATCGAGGTGATGGCCGATCGCGGCACGGATACGCTCCGCTACGGCCCGATGAAGCCGGTCGGGCTCGACGATCCGCGCACCGGGCGCTGGCCTTATGCCGTCGTCCAGTTGCGGCAGGACAATGCGCTGAGCACGCTCTGGAACATCGTAGGCTTCCAGACCAAGCTCAAACATGCCGAGCAGGTGCGGATCTTCCGGATGATCCCCGGCCTGCAGAATGCCGAGTTCGCGCGGCTGGGCGGGCTGCATCGGAACACCTTCATCCAGAGCCCCAAGCTGCTGGACCACACGCTGCGCCTGCGCGGACGGCCGAACATCCGCTTCGCCGGGCAGATCACCGGCTGCGAAGGCTATGTCGAAAGCGCCGCGATCGGGCTGCTGGCCGGGCGCTTCGCGGCGGCCGAGCTGGCGGGTGCGGAGCTTGCCCCGCCGCCGGGCGAAACCGCTCTGGGCGCGCTGCTGGGCCATGTGACGGGTGGCGCGGAGGCGGAGACGTTCCAGCCGATGAACGTCAATTTCGGCCTTTTTCCGCCGCTGGCCGGCAATCCGCGCAAGAATGAGCGCAAGGCGCTCATCGTCGCACGGGCCAACGACGCGCTGGCCGGATGGATCGAAACCGGATCGGCGCAGGAGTCATCATAA
- the rnc gene encoding ribonuclease III: MTDPLAAWIAERLDHTPGDLALFRRALTHGSHAQDHYERLEFLGDRVLGLIAAAWLYRRYPNEPEGNLSMRFNAIVSGETCAAIGREIGVPAMLILGKQARDDGAQGSDNVVGDVVEALIGALYLDGGLAVAERFVHRVWEERVETVARAPKHPKSELQEWAAAHRCKPPVYTIEGRSGPHHAPSFTVTVTVAGRGGGSATAEGTSKQEAETAAAQTLLGMLG; the protein is encoded by the coding sequence ATGACGGACCCCCTCGCCGCCTGGATCGCTGAGCGCCTGGATCACACGCCGGGCGACCTCGCCCTCTTCCGCCGCGCGCTCACCCACGGCAGCCACGCGCAGGATCATTACGAGCGGCTCGAATTTCTCGGCGATCGCGTCCTCGGGCTGATCGCCGCCGCCTGGCTCTATCGCCGCTATCCGAACGAGCCCGAGGGCAATCTCTCGATGCGCTTCAACGCGATCGTCAGCGGCGAGACCTGCGCCGCGATCGGTCGCGAGATCGGCGTGCCCGCCATGCTGATCCTCGGCAAGCAGGCGCGCGACGACGGCGCGCAGGGCAGCGACAATGTGGTGGGCGATGTGGTGGAGGCGCTGATCGGCGCGCTCTATCTGGATGGCGGCCTCGCCGTGGCGGAGCGCTTCGTCCACCGCGTTTGGGAAGAGCGCGTCGAGACGGTCGCGCGCGCGCCCAAGCATCCCAAGTCCGAACTGCAGGAATGGGCGGCGGCGCATCGCTGCAAGCCGCCCGTCTACACGATCGAGGGCCGCTCCGGCCCGCATCACGCGCCCAGCTTCACCGTGACCGTCACGGTCGCGGGACGCGGCGGCGGCAGCGCCACTGCCGAGGGAACATCGAAACAGGAGGCGGAGACGGCAGCCGCCCAGACATTATTGGGGATGCTCGGATGA
- the era gene encoding GTPase Era, whose amino-acid sequence MSQKCGLVAVLGAPNAGKSTLVNALVGQKVAIVSPKAQTTRARLMGLAIEGETQILLVDTPGIFDPQRRLDRAMVSAAWGGTEGADLIALVIDAKAKFNSKARTLVDQIAAHSEPKIVILNKVDVADKGPLLTLASELQAMLNPQAIYFVSAMTGDGIPELKAELAKRMPEGPWHFPEDQVSDATDRMLAAEVTREQLYLQLHAELPYASAIETEKYEDRKDGSVAIHQQILVARETQKAIVLGAKGARLKEIGQRARTELSSILGKPVHLFLHVKVNPRWEEDRTLYQDIGLDWVD is encoded by the coding sequence ATGAGCCAGAAATGCGGTCTCGTCGCGGTGCTGGGTGCGCCGAATGCGGGCAAGTCCACGCTCGTGAATGCGCTGGTCGGCCAGAAGGTCGCGATCGTCAGCCCCAAGGCGCAGACGACGCGCGCGCGCCTGATGGGCCTCGCCATCGAGGGCGAGACGCAGATATTGCTCGTCGACACGCCCGGCATCTTCGATCCGCAGCGCCGGCTGGATCGCGCGATGGTGTCGGCCGCGTGGGGCGGCACCGAGGGCGCGGACCTGATCGCGCTGGTGATCGACGCCAAGGCCAAGTTCAACAGCAAGGCCCGCACGCTCGTCGATCAGATCGCGGCGCATTCCGAGCCCAAGATCGTGATCCTCAACAAGGTGGACGTGGCCGACAAGGGACCGCTCCTTACGCTCGCCTCGGAGCTGCAGGCCATGCTTAACCCGCAAGCGATCTATTTCGTCTCGGCGATGACCGGCGACGGCATTCCCGAGCTGAAGGCCGAACTCGCCAAGCGGATGCCCGAGGGCCCGTGGCATTTCCCCGAGGATCAGGTGTCGGACGCCACCGACCGGATGCTGGCGGCGGAAGTGACGCGCGAGCAGCTCTATCTCCAGCTCCACGCCGAGCTGCCTTATGCCAGCGCGATCGAGACCGAGAAATATGAGGATCGCAAGGACGGCTCCGTCGCGATCCACCAGCAGATCCTCGTCGCGCGCGAGACGCAGAAGGCGATCGTGCTGGGCGCCAAGGGCGCACGCCTGAAGGAAATCGGCCAGCGCGCGCGCACCGAACTGTCCTCGATCCTCGGCAAGCCGGTCCACCTTTTCCTGCACGTGAAGGTCAATCCGCGCTGGGAGGAGGATCGCACGCTCTATCAGGATATCGGGCTCGATTGGGTGGACTGA
- a CDS encoding cytochrome c yields the protein MTKLGIAFLAATLSGGLAAPALAAPDGKALFAGNCAACHQAAGEGIPGAFPALAKNKFVVGDPKLVAATVLNGRGGMPSFRDSLKDDELGAILSFVRTSWSNKAPPIPAATFAAVRTGKAQASRPMPVH from the coding sequence ATGACGAAGCTCGGTATCGCCTTCCTCGCCGCCACCCTCTCCGGTGGCCTCGCCGCCCCCGCGCTCGCCGCACCCGACGGCAAGGCCTTGTTCGCGGGCAATTGCGCCGCCTGCCATCAGGCCGCCGGCGAGGGCATTCCCGGCGCCTTCCCCGCGCTCGCCAAGAACAAGTTCGTGGTCGGCGATCCGAAGCTCGTCGCGGCGACCGTGCTGAACGGCCGGGGCGGCATGCCCTCCTTCCGCGATTCGCTGAAGGACGACGAACTGGGCGCGATCCTGAGCTTCGTCCGCACCAGCTGGAGCAACAAGGCGCCGCCGATCCCCGCCGCCACCTTCGCCGCCGTCCGCACCGGCAAGGCGCAGGCCAGCCGCCCGATGCCGGTGCATTGA